DNA sequence from the Sulfurimonas sp. HSL3-7 genome:
TCAAAATTCTGGAACTGGATGACCCAGTTATTTTAACAAGGAGTGTGTTATGAGTAGTGATATGTTTATTATCGAAGAGTCAACGCGACAGACAGGTGCTAGAATCGTTGCTGTCGGTGTCGGCGGCGGCGGCGGCAACATGATCGGACATATGATCAAAGAGGGTGTCAGCGGAATCGAGCTTGTGGTTGCCAATACCGATGCGCAAGTGCTTGACAGTTCTCTGGCCAACACGAAGATCCAGCTCGGCGGAAAACTGACAAAAGGTCTCGGTGCGGGGATGAAGCCGTCGATCGGCAAAGATTCGGCACTGGAAAGCTATGATGAACTTCGCATGTCCCTTGACGGTGCGGACATCGTCTTCATCGCTGCCGGTCTCGGCGGCGGGACAGGTACAGGGGCCGCACCTATCGTGGCGCAGATCGCAAAAGAGATCGGAGCCCTGACGATCGCCGTGGTGACAAAACCGTTCAAGTTTGAAGGCAGTAAACGCCGTAAACTGGCGGAGAAAGGGTTGGAAGACCTTAAAAACGAATGTGACTCTATCGTTGTTATTCCGAACGATAAACTTCTTTCCATCATCGATAAGCGTCTTGGGCTTCGTGAAAGTTTCAAGATCGTTGATTCGGTACTGGCCCAAGCCGTCAGCGGAACATCCGGTGTCATCCTTTCACACGGTGAAAACGACATCAACCTGGACTTTGCCGACCTGCAGACCGTCATGTGTCATCGCGGTATGGCGCTGATGGGTGTCGGTGAGCACCAAGGCGAAAACGCGGCTTATGAAGCGATCAAGTCGGCGATCGAATCACCGCTTCTTGACAACATGTCGATCAACGGAGCAATGGGTGTTCTTGTCCATTTCCATATCCACCCGGACTTTCCAATGATGGAACTGACCGAGGCTATGGAGGTCGTTCACGAAAGTGCGGATGAAGAAGCTGATGTTATCTTTGGTACAACAACCGACGAATCTATGCCGGTTGATTCTATCCGGATTACGCTTGTCGCAACCGGTTTTGAAAAGGAGCTCAACCAAGGTGTGAACAACGATGATTTCATCTCTGAAACGCCTACACACACTCAACCGGCAATGACGCAACAGCAAGCAACATTGCGTCCGAAAATGGTTGTAGGCGGCGATATTAGCGATGACTACTTGGACGTTCCGACCTATATGCGCCAGCAAAAAGATTAATCACCTCTATAATGCACTCCTTTGAAGAGGTCATGAAGGCCAAAACACTCCTTGGTCTTCGCGACAGTGCCTCTCTCCCTGAAATAAAAGCCCGTTACAAAAACCTTATGCACCAGTGG
Encoded proteins:
- the ftsZ gene encoding cell division protein FtsZ, with the protein product MSSDMFIIEESTRQTGARIVAVGVGGGGGNMIGHMIKEGVSGIELVVANTDAQVLDSSLANTKIQLGGKLTKGLGAGMKPSIGKDSALESYDELRMSLDGADIVFIAAGLGGGTGTGAAPIVAQIAKEIGALTIAVVTKPFKFEGSKRRKLAEKGLEDLKNECDSIVVIPNDKLLSIIDKRLGLRESFKIVDSVLAQAVSGTSGVILSHGENDINLDFADLQTVMCHRGMALMGVGEHQGENAAYEAIKSAIESPLLDNMSINGAMGVLVHFHIHPDFPMMELTEAMEVVHESADEEADVIFGTTTDESMPVDSIRITLVATGFEKELNQGVNNDDFISETPTHTQPAMTQQQATLRPKMVVGGDISDDYLDVPTYMRQQKD